A region of Photobacterium sanguinicancri DNA encodes the following proteins:
- the ppk2 gene encoding polyphosphate kinase 2 — translation MTPPLIDSADKLKKKDYATELERLQVELVKLQEWIKHSGMKVVVIFEGRDAAGKGGVIKRITEKLNPRICRVVALPQPTEKEKTQWYFQRYVAHLPAAGEIVLFDRSWYNRAGVEKVMGFCSEEEYEEFLRSCPEFERMLQRSGIILLKYWFSVSDEEQEKRFLERINTPIKRWKFSPMDLESRNRWVEYSAAKDRMFAYTDTKQCPWWVVDADSKKKARINCISHLLAHIPYQTLSYPDIDLPDVNKDGYIRSPLDQQTFVPDRFNK, via the coding sequence ATGACCCCACCGCTCATCGATTCTGCTGATAAATTAAAAAAGAAAGACTACGCAACTGAACTCGAACGACTTCAAGTTGAATTGGTCAAGTTACAAGAGTGGATCAAACACTCAGGGATGAAAGTGGTGGTTATTTTTGAGGGACGAGACGCAGCAGGCAAAGGTGGCGTCATTAAACGTATCACTGAAAAGCTTAACCCTCGAATTTGCCGTGTCGTCGCCTTACCTCAACCGACTGAAAAAGAGAAAACACAGTGGTACTTTCAACGCTATGTGGCTCACCTTCCCGCGGCAGGTGAAATAGTGCTGTTTGATCGCAGTTGGTACAACCGTGCTGGTGTTGAAAAAGTCATGGGCTTTTGTAGCGAAGAGGAATACGAAGAGTTCTTGCGATCATGCCCAGAATTCGAACGCATGCTGCAACGTTCAGGCATTATACTGCTGAAATACTGGTTTTCAGTGTCTGACGAAGAACAAGAAAAACGTTTTCTAGAGCGCATCAATACACCGATTAAGCGCTGGAAATTTAGCCCTATGGATTTAGAGTCACGTAATCGCTGGGTGGAATATTCTGCGGCTAAAGATCGTATGTTTGCTTACACAGATACTAAACAGTGTCCATGGTGGGTGGTGGATGCCGACAGTAAAAAGAAAGCCCGTATTAACTGCATCTCCCACTTACTGGCCCATATCCCGTATCAAACCTTGAGTTACCCCGATATTGACCTACCCGATGTCAACAAAGACGGTTACATACGCTCTCCACTCGATCAGCAAACCTTTGTCCCTGATCGCTTCAATAAATAA
- a CDS encoding YadA C-terminal domain-containing protein: MKKSVIAISLATLFSTTAMAANISQPIATEPSHPIEIERPVNPIEQIPSNPIEVERPVNPIEPTPSNPIEVQPEHPDLPMKPTNPIQPGPSNPIEIPPEHPIEAEKPTQPIEGQPENPIELPPVHPIEPEIDPEFGVQPKSNESVRIDNLEKTFNDFAEETNRRFSEVDEQMDGIRAGLHAVTNARPYVATGEFAMGAGVGFSGSKEAIALGGAYGINSQLSVSGTFHYETSGKYSSSDVAGGVGVQYRFK, from the coding sequence ATGAAAAAATCAGTTATCGCTATCTCGTTAGCCACCCTATTTTCAACCACCGCAATGGCAGCAAATATTAGCCAGCCAATCGCGACTGAACCTTCACACCCAATTGAAATTGAGCGCCCAGTAAACCCTATCGAGCAGATTCCATCGAATCCAATCGAAGTAGAACGTCCGGTAAACCCAATTGAACCAACACCATCAAATCCAATTGAAGTTCAACCAGAACACCCAGACTTGCCAATGAAGCCAACGAATCCAATTCAGCCTGGGCCATCTAACCCAATTGAGATCCCACCAGAGCATCCAATTGAAGCTGAAAAGCCAACGCAACCCATCGAAGGACAACCAGAAAATCCGATTGAATTACCACCCGTTCACCCAATCGAGCCAGAGATCGACCCTGAATTTGGCGTACAACCAAAATCAAATGAATCGGTACGTATCGATAATTTAGAAAAGACATTCAACGATTTTGCCGAAGAAACAAACCGCCGTTTTAGCGAAGTCGATGAACAAATGGACGGTATCCGTGCTGGCTTGCATGCCGTAACAAATGCACGTCCTTATGTTGCAACGGGTGAATTTGCGATGGGCGCTGGTGTCGGTTTTTCTGGCTCTAAAGAAGCAATAGCACTGGGTGGTGCTTACGGTATTAACTCGCAGTTAAGTGTTTCAGGTACCTTCCACTACGAAACAAGCGGCAAGTATTCATCTTCAGATGTTGCCGGTGGTGTAGGTGTTCAATACCGCTTTAAATAA
- a CDS encoding LysR family transcriptional regulator has translation MAKDLSANLDLNLLRTFIIIAQEQNLRKASERLFVTQPAVSHALQRLRNHFDDQLFIKTKQGLTATPYADELYHHLTPAMDSLSKALNSTLEFTPAELDGKIRVALAPQFLASIGSELYLKIHKMSPNLNVEIVNWSATTLTDIQQGETLLGINYDIENTSKALMRKELMNGDSLVFVRQNHPFSGTHITMEEASQYEFACLIIPDRTEQISDVERILTQNNLPARICFRSTSAQTVLEVIKETDMLFPCIHDLFNYPHPDYRKITVQVDPTLSQYKLVSFCPYKNSKDPLTLWLTELVRELLAQRKNTTVS, from the coding sequence ATGGCTAAGGATCTGTCTGCAAATTTAGATTTAAATCTACTGCGCACCTTTATCATCATTGCTCAAGAACAAAACTTGCGCAAAGCATCAGAACGTCTATTTGTCACTCAGCCCGCTGTTAGTCATGCGCTGCAACGCTTACGAAACCACTTTGATGATCAACTCTTTATAAAGACAAAGCAGGGTTTAACCGCAACGCCTTACGCTGACGAACTTTACCACCACTTAACGCCCGCTATGGATAGCTTATCCAAAGCCCTCAATAGCACTCTAGAGTTCACCCCAGCAGAACTTGATGGGAAAATACGCGTTGCACTTGCCCCGCAATTTCTCGCCTCTATTGGCAGTGAGCTTTATTTAAAAATCCATAAAATGTCACCTAACCTCAATGTTGAAATCGTTAACTGGTCGGCGACAACACTAACGGACATTCAGCAAGGAGAAACACTGCTAGGGATTAACTATGACATAGAAAACACAAGTAAGGCATTGATGAGAAAGGAGTTGATGAATGGTGACTCATTAGTCTTCGTTAGACAAAACCATCCATTTAGCGGCACACACATTACAATGGAAGAAGCCTCACAATACGAATTTGCCTGTTTAATTATCCCAGACAGAACAGAGCAAATAAGCGACGTTGAGCGTATTTTGACTCAAAACAACTTACCTGCCCGCATTTGTTTTCGATCGACTTCTGCACAAACTGTACTTGAAGTGATTAAAGAAACAGACATGCTGTTTCCTTGTATCCATGATCTGTTTAATTACCCGCACCCTGATTATCGAAAAATCACAGTACAAGTCGATCCAACCCTTAGCCAATATAAGCTGGTCTCTTTTTGCCCATATAAAAATAGTAAAGATCCGCTCACACTGTGGTTAACCGAGTTAGTCCGTGAATTATTAGCCCAACGGAAGAATACAACAGTTAGCTGA
- the phoU gene encoding phosphate signaling complex protein PhoU, with the protein MLDNFSLGRHISGQFNAELESIRTHVLAMGGLVEQQLADSLKALHKQDAELAKRVIRDDHKVNSMEVAIDEACTRIIAKRQPTASDLRLVIAIIKTITDLERIGDVAESIAKVALENFTNKQYNLLVSLEALGQHAVRMLHEVLDAFARMDVKAAIKVYQDDDRIDREYEAVVRQLMTYMMEDPRSIPNVLKVMWSARSIERVGDRCQNICEYIIYFVKGKDVRHTSPEEIEDILKLS; encoded by the coding sequence ATGTTAGATAATTTTAGCCTTGGCCGTCATATTTCAGGTCAATTCAATGCAGAGCTTGAGAGTATTCGTACCCATGTATTAGCTATGGGCGGCTTGGTTGAGCAGCAATTAGCGGATTCACTTAAGGCATTGCACAAGCAAGATGCGGAATTAGCCAAGCGCGTGATCCGAGATGATCACAAAGTGAATTCCATGGAAGTGGCGATTGACGAAGCCTGTACGCGTATTATTGCGAAACGTCAGCCAACGGCCAGTGATTTGCGTTTGGTGATCGCAATTATTAAAACCATTACCGATCTTGAGCGTATCGGAGATGTTGCGGAAAGTATCGCGAAAGTGGCGCTCGAAAACTTCACGAACAAGCAATACAACCTATTGGTATCGCTTGAAGCTTTGGGTCAGCACGCAGTCCGTATGTTACACGAGGTGCTAGATGCATTTGCACGTATGGATGTTAAAGCGGCGATTAAGGTGTATCAAGATGATGACCGTATCGATCGTGAATACGAAGCGGTTGTACGCCAGCTAATGACTTATATGATGGAAGATCCTCGCTCAATTCCCAATGTTCTAAAAGTGATGTGGTCAGCGCGCTCGATTGAACGTGTGGGCGATCGCTGTCAGAACATTTGCGAATACATCATTTACTTTGTTAAAGGTAAAGATGTTCGTCATACCTCGCCAGAGGAAATTGAAGATATCCTTAAGCTCAGCTAA
- the pstB gene encoding phosphate ABC transporter ATP-binding protein PstB, with product MLSVNPSMGLFEPLDLASLPEEQTALSIENLDLYYGQTQALFNINMRIAKGQVTSFIGPSGCGKSTLLRCINRMNELVEGCRVDGKVMLHKHNIYDSRVDVASLRRRVGMVFQRPNPFPKSIYENVIYGLRLQGIKNRRVLDDAVENSLRGAALWDEVKDRLHENAFGLSGGQQQRLVIARAIAIEPEVLLLDEPTSALDPISTLTIEELINDLKTKYTVIIVTHNMQQAARVSDQTAFMHMGELVEYANTNDIFTTPKEKRTEDYITGRYG from the coding sequence ATGTTGTCAGTAAATCCAAGCATGGGCTTATTTGAGCCACTCGATTTAGCCTCGTTACCTGAAGAGCAAACAGCGCTATCGATTGAAAACCTCGATTTATACTATGGCCAAACGCAGGCGCTATTTAATATCAATATGCGGATTGCCAAAGGGCAGGTAACATCCTTTATCGGCCCCTCAGGCTGCGGTAAATCAACCTTATTGCGCTGTATTAATCGGATGAATGAGCTGGTGGAAGGCTGCCGTGTTGACGGTAAAGTCATGCTTCATAAACACAATATTTATGATAGCCGCGTGGATGTAGCTTCGCTTCGCCGTCGTGTCGGCATGGTATTTCAACGGCCAAACCCGTTTCCAAAATCCATCTATGAAAATGTGATTTATGGGCTGCGTTTGCAAGGGATTAAAAATCGTCGCGTATTGGATGATGCGGTTGAAAATTCACTGCGCGGCGCAGCACTGTGGGATGAAGTGAAAGATCGCCTACACGAAAATGCCTTTGGCTTATCGGGTGGTCAGCAACAACGCTTAGTGATTGCTCGTGCGATTGCCATAGAGCCTGAAGTACTGTTATTGGATGAGCCAACCTCGGCACTGGATCCGATTTCGACTCTGACGATAGAAGAGCTGATTAACGATCTTAAAACTAAATACACAGTGATCATAGTTACGCACAATATGCAGCAGGCTGCGCGTGTTTCAGATCAAACCGCTTTCATGCACATGGGCGAGTTGGTGGAATACGCCAACACCAACGATATTTTTACAACGCCGAAAGAAAAACGTACCGAAGATTACATCACGGGACGCTACGGTTAA
- the pstA gene encoding phosphate ABC transporter permease PstA: MGKWFKSGSPWIWLTAGAVSLSLIAVLGLLLLIGWKGLSYFWPAPVYQFDISVDGKPQTVIGEVYERKLIPLTQLQDAGIDTSAMTDTHEPRYLIKVGNRERVGLDFMTILGSHIKQQTLADDIAVIDRDQNGKFYGYPVSYIDDGKVLPISELAAGLVQAETIRQELDRIKQEEFSHINWQLENLRVEERKLVLAKTMTEADQARISTERDALNQAYLVLEKNLFALQSRLESDALVVRDMTGENVTLPIEQVLDVWYPNNLSYIGKLDHWVHQVGKFLRDDPREANTEGGVFPAIFGTVFMVMLMSVIVTPLGVMAAIYLHEYAGKNVLTKIIRVAVINLAGVPSIVYGVFGLGFFVYMVGGTIDDVFFSAQLPAPTFGTPGVLWSALTLAILTLPVVIVSTEEGLARIPNSVRHGSLALGATQAETLWRIVLPMASPAIMTGLILAVARAAGEVAPLMLVGVVKMAPTLPIDGNFPYVHLDRKFMHLGYHIYDVGFQSPNVEAARPLVYATSFLLVTVIIGLNLTAIGIRNHLREKFRSLEQ, from the coding sequence ATGGGTAAGTGGTTTAAATCAGGCTCGCCGTGGATTTGGTTAACGGCTGGCGCAGTCAGCCTAAGCTTGATTGCAGTATTAGGATTATTATTATTGATTGGTTGGAAGGGGCTTAGCTACTTCTGGCCTGCGCCTGTCTATCAGTTTGATATTAGTGTTGATGGTAAACCGCAAACAGTGATTGGCGAAGTTTACGAACGTAAGCTGATCCCACTTACCCAGCTGCAAGATGCAGGGATCGATACATCAGCAATGACAGATACGCATGAACCACGCTATCTGATTAAAGTCGGTAACCGTGAGCGTGTCGGTTTAGATTTTATGACCATTCTTGGTAGTCACATTAAGCAGCAAACCTTAGCGGATGATATTGCGGTTATCGATCGTGACCAAAATGGTAAGTTCTACGGTTACCCTGTTAGCTATATTGATGATGGAAAAGTATTGCCAATCAGTGAATTGGCAGCGGGACTCGTACAAGCAGAAACTATTCGGCAAGAATTAGATCGCATTAAACAAGAAGAGTTTAGCCATATTAACTGGCAGCTTGAAAACTTACGGGTTGAAGAACGTAAGTTAGTGTTAGCGAAAACCATGACAGAGGCAGATCAAGCGCGAATAAGTACTGAGCGTGATGCGCTAAATCAAGCGTATTTAGTGTTAGAGAAAAACTTGTTTGCGTTGCAGTCTCGCCTTGAAAGTGATGCTTTGGTTGTCCGTGATATGACGGGCGAAAATGTCACCTTACCAATTGAACAAGTGCTGGATGTTTGGTATCCCAATAACCTTAGTTATATCGGCAAGCTAGATCATTGGGTGCATCAAGTGGGTAAGTTTTTGCGTGACGATCCGCGTGAAGCGAATACCGAAGGGGGTGTTTTCCCCGCTATCTTCGGCACTGTCTTTATGGTGATGCTGATGAGCGTGATAGTAACGCCCTTAGGTGTGATGGCGGCGATTTATCTTCATGAATATGCAGGTAAAAATGTACTAACCAAAATTATTCGCGTAGCGGTGATTAACCTCGCGGGTGTGCCCTCGATTGTTTACGGTGTATTTGGCCTAGGTTTCTTTGTGTACATGGTTGGCGGCACCATTGATGATGTGTTCTTCTCTGCACAATTACCGGCACCAACATTTGGTACACCTGGCGTGTTGTGGTCAGCATTAACTTTGGCGATTTTGACCTTGCCAGTAGTGATTGTATCGACAGAAGAAGGTTTAGCCCGTATACCTAATTCTGTGCGTCACGGTTCGTTAGCGCTAGGTGCTACGCAGGCTGAAACCCTGTGGCGGATTGTATTACCTATGGCAAGCCCTGCTATTATGACGGGCCTCATTTTAGCGGTTGCCCGTGCCGCAGGTGAGGTTGCCCCCTTGATGTTAGTTGGGGTGGTAAAAATGGCGCCGACATTGCCTATTGATGGCAATTTCCCTTATGTACATTTAGATCGTAAGTTCATGCACCTCGGTTATCATATTTATGATGTGGGCTTTCAAAGCCCGAATGTTGAAGCGGCAAGGCCCTTGGTGTACGCCACCTCATTTTTGTTGGTGACGGTGATCATAGGCCTTAACTTAACGGCGATCGGTATTCGTAATCACCTGCGTGAGAAATTCCGCTCTTTGGAACAATAG
- a CDS encoding ABC transporter permease subunit, protein MADASTLFIGESRSRRLKDKMVRIGVIAGGISVLLMLVLIFFYLLYVILPSFKPVTVEPQTSFVVPSQDQTLAVGIEEQNLLAYRFGSAGELQFVSLQSASSGALSDLPPQTISIVAQPTAFARSLPRDQLFAYGTNKGGAVVVMPNVKTHFIGTDKQQVPSVDYPLGDTALQLDPDGQAIQQLALAVEGQQGMIVGITDDQRLVGLRLSAPRNALQEHGTQWSEQAIDFSSLPAYLSNQVRRMALTPDGRTLYLQRERQLAVIAIDKTAEKSYARLRDVVTVAPESATITDVSLLSGANSLLITTDNKHVSQWFEVLNDGKWSLTHIRDFPLSDSPVMQLVPEHFRKSFFTWQQDGTLSAFYATSPNSVFQSTKVATAFSPESAVMAISPRADRLLVVEGERWQFFDVDNPHPEMRLASLWQEVWYEGYPEPDYVWQSTSASDEFEPKLSLVPIVFGTLKAALYAMFFAIPLALAGAIYTAYFMSSKMRSIVKPTVEIMEALPTVILGFLAGIWLAPIVENNLVGIMLSIVMFPLMIFMVGAIWSALPGRWVNGLPNGLHIMLLMPVIVLTVYGCFAIGPVVEKIWFAGDARIFLSNELGIGYDQRNALVVGIAMGFAVIPTIFSIAEDAIFSVPGHLTSGSLALGATQWQTLTRVVLLTASPGIFSAIMMGFGRAVGETMIVLMATGNTPIMDWNVLEGLRTLSATIAIEMPESEVGSSHYRVLFLAAFVLFVFTFFFNTIAELVRQRLRDKYSSL, encoded by the coding sequence ATGGCAGACGCCAGCACATTGTTCATCGGAGAGAGCCGCAGCCGTCGATTAAAAGACAAGATGGTGCGCATAGGCGTGATCGCTGGTGGGATATCTGTGTTGCTGATGTTGGTATTGATCTTTTTCTACCTGCTGTATGTCATTTTACCGAGCTTTAAACCTGTCACTGTCGAGCCGCAAACATCGTTTGTGGTGCCAAGCCAAGACCAAACGTTGGCGGTCGGCATCGAAGAGCAGAACTTATTGGCCTATCGTTTTGGTAGCGCGGGTGAATTGCAGTTTGTTTCTTTGCAATCTGCATCATCAGGAGCTCTGTCTGATTTACCACCGCAAACCATTTCGATTGTTGCTCAGCCAACCGCTTTTGCACGCTCATTACCGCGAGACCAACTATTTGCCTACGGCACCAATAAGGGTGGTGCTGTGGTGGTCATGCCGAATGTCAAAACGCATTTTATAGGTACGGATAAGCAGCAAGTGCCGAGTGTGGATTACCCACTTGGTGACACCGCATTACAGCTTGATCCTGACGGGCAAGCAATCCAGCAATTGGCATTGGCGGTCGAAGGGCAACAAGGAATGATTGTCGGAATAACAGATGATCAGCGTTTAGTCGGGTTACGGTTATCTGCTCCTCGCAATGCGTTACAAGAACATGGCACGCAATGGTCTGAGCAAGCCATTGATTTTTCATCTTTGCCTGCATATTTATCCAATCAGGTTCGTCGTATGGCACTGACACCGGATGGGCGTACGTTATATCTACAGCGCGAACGCCAACTTGCGGTGATTGCCATTGATAAAACAGCAGAAAAAAGTTACGCCCGTTTACGTGATGTGGTGACAGTGGCGCCTGAGTCCGCCACCATCACGGATGTGAGCTTGTTGTCGGGTGCTAATTCTTTGCTGATCACTACTGACAATAAGCATGTTTCTCAATGGTTTGAAGTGTTGAATGACGGTAAGTGGTCACTGACTCATATTCGTGATTTTCCATTATCTGATAGCCCTGTGATGCAGCTTGTTCCTGAGCATTTTCGTAAAAGCTTTTTTACCTGGCAACAAGATGGCACCTTGTCAGCATTTTATGCCACATCGCCTAATTCGGTGTTTCAGTCAACCAAAGTGGCGACGGCCTTTTCACCTGAATCTGCGGTAATGGCGATTTCCCCACGAGCCGATCGCTTGTTGGTGGTAGAGGGGGAGCGCTGGCAATTTTTTGATGTTGATAACCCGCACCCTGAAATGCGCCTTGCATCGCTGTGGCAAGAGGTGTGGTACGAAGGGTATCCAGAGCCTGACTATGTGTGGCAATCGACATCGGCAAGTGATGAGTTTGAACCGAAGTTGAGCTTAGTGCCGATAGTTTTTGGGACATTAAAAGCGGCGTTATACGCGATGTTTTTTGCCATTCCATTGGCATTGGCTGGGGCGATTTATACGGCTTATTTCATGTCGTCGAAAATGCGCAGTATTGTGAAACCCACCGTTGAAATTATGGAAGCCTTGCCAACGGTTATTCTGGGTTTTTTGGCTGGCATTTGGTTAGCCCCAATCGTCGAGAATAACCTTGTTGGCATTATGCTGAGCATAGTGATGTTTCCCCTGATGATTTTTATGGTGGGGGCGATATGGTCAGCGCTGCCAGGACGGTGGGTTAATGGTTTGCCTAATGGCCTGCATATTATGTTACTCATGCCTGTTATTGTGCTAACTGTATATGGTTGTTTTGCTATTGGCCCTGTGGTTGAAAAGATTTGGTTTGCAGGTGATGCGCGGATTTTCTTAAGTAACGAGTTGGGTATTGGTTACGATCAACGTAACGCGCTGGTGGTCGGTATAGCGATGGGATTTGCGGTGATCCCGACAATTTTTTCAATAGCAGAAGATGCCATATTTTCTGTGCCAGGCCATTTAACCAGCGGCTCACTGGCACTCGGGGCGACGCAGTGGCAAACCTTAACTCGGGTGGTGTTGTTAACCGCAAGTCCAGGGATCTTCTCGGCGATTATGATGGGTTTTGGCCGTGCTGTTGGCGAAACGATGATAGTGCTAATGGCGACAGGTAATACGCCCATTATGGATTGGAATGTGCTGGAGGGGTTACGCACCTTATCCGCCACGATCGCGATTGAAATGCCAGAATCTGAAGTGGGTAGCTCGCATTATCGGGTGTTGTTCCTCGCAGCCTTTGTGTTGTTTGTATTTACTTTTTTCTTTAACACTATTGCAGAGCTGGTTCGTCAGCGTTTGCGAGACAAATACAGTTCGTTATAA
- a CDS encoding glycine cleavage system protein R yields MKHLVITVIGKDRPGLVEQLSDAVYSNNGNWLSSSLSKLAGQFAGILHIEVASQHVAVLRSALSKIDALQIQIVEEHSDAQPATKLHHCCITANDRPGIVKDVTTLLSQLGVNIDKLETETQSAPNWGYPIFTAHFDLELPPALELDTVQQELENLADDLTVDFDESLVAS; encoded by the coding sequence ATGAAACATTTAGTTATTACAGTCATTGGTAAAGATCGTCCGGGCCTAGTTGAACAACTGTCTGATGCTGTTTATAGCAATAATGGTAACTGGTTGAGCAGCAGCCTGAGTAAACTGGCAGGACAATTTGCGGGTATCCTGCATATCGAAGTGGCCTCACAGCATGTTGCCGTTTTACGTTCAGCGTTATCTAAAATCGATGCCCTTCAGATCCAAATTGTTGAAGAGCACAGCGACGCCCAACCAGCAACAAAATTGCACCACTGCTGTATTACCGCCAATGATCGCCCCGGCATCGTCAAAGATGTCACCACCTTGCTGAGCCAACTCGGCGTCAATATCGACAAATTAGAAACAGAGACGCAAAGTGCGCCCAATTGGGGCTATCCTATTTTTACGGCCCATTTCGACTTAGAGCTGCCACCTGCTCTTGAGTTAGATACCGTGCAACAAGAGCTGGAAAACCTTGCCGATGATCTGACTGTCGATTTTGATGAAAGCCTTGTTGCGAGTTAG
- the ppk1 gene encoding polyphosphate kinase 1 has product MSTDTLYIDKELSWLSFNERVLQEAADKSVPLIERVRFLGIFSSNTDEFYKVRFADIKRRILITQEQGINDGAKHLLSKIQSRALKMNQDFDALYSELLLEMARRHIFLVSEQQLDDHQKPWLRRYFRQHILPHITPILITDDIDLLQFLKDEYSYLTIEMRHHDKTRYALIEIPTDQLPRFIELPEAKSKRRKTLILLDNIIRYFLDDIFCGLFEYESLAAYSMKMTRDAEYDLGQELEQSLLEQMSEGLKQRLTAMPVRFVYQRDMPSEMINVLSDLLKVSNFDSIIPGGRYHNFKDFIGFPNVGRKYLENKPLPPIESYHFAQSRNSFDAIKAQDILLHYPYHTFSHMTEFVRQASFDPKVISIKINIYRVAKNSRIIDSMIDAANNGKRVTVVVELQARFDEEANIEWARRLREAGVHVLFGVPGLKIHSKLCLVTRKEGDQFVRYAHLGTGNFHEKTARIYTDFSLFTCDENLTNEVRQAFAYIENPYRPIEFDHLIVSPKNSRARLYDLIDREIAHAKQQLPASITLKVNNLVDKGLINMLYQASNAGVSIDLIVRGMCTLVPGIEGISENIRAISIIDRFLEHPRVAVFGNNGDPDVIISSADWMTRNIDNRIEVGCPIYDPKLKKKIIDILQIQLTDTVKARILDKDMSNQYVARGNRRKVRSQMAIYEYVKYSERQLKKQAEKAIIKHDSTQPLVTA; this is encoded by the coding sequence ATGAGCACAGACACCCTCTATATCGACAAAGAACTGAGCTGGCTTTCTTTTAATGAACGTGTTTTACAAGAAGCCGCAGATAAATCAGTTCCCTTGATAGAGAGGGTGCGTTTCTTGGGCATTTTCTCAAGTAATACCGATGAATTTTACAAAGTACGCTTTGCTGATATCAAACGCCGTATTCTCATCACTCAAGAGCAAGGCATCAATGATGGTGCTAAACACCTGCTCAGTAAAATTCAGAGCCGTGCCCTCAAAATGAATCAAGATTTTGATGCACTTTACAGCGAACTTTTGCTCGAAATGGCACGTCGTCATATTTTTTTAGTCAGCGAACAACAGCTAGATGACCACCAAAAACCATGGCTACGCCGCTATTTTCGCCAACACATCTTACCCCATATCACGCCAATCCTAATCACTGATGACATTGATTTATTACAATTTTTAAAAGATGAATACTCTTACCTCACCATTGAAATGCGTCATCATGATAAAACGCGTTACGCCTTGATCGAAATCCCGACCGATCAATTACCGCGCTTCATTGAATTACCCGAAGCCAAAAGTAAGCGCCGAAAAACGCTGATCCTGTTAGATAACATCATTCGCTATTTCCTCGATGATATTTTTTGTGGCTTATTTGAGTACGAAAGCCTCGCGGCGTATTCCATGAAAATGACTCGCGATGCCGAATATGATTTAGGGCAAGAGCTAGAGCAAAGCTTGCTGGAACAAATGTCGGAAGGCTTAAAACAACGCTTAACCGCGATGCCTGTTCGTTTTGTTTATCAACGCGACATGCCCAGCGAAATGATCAATGTGCTCAGTGACTTACTCAAAGTATCCAACTTCGACAGCATTATTCCTGGCGGCCGTTACCATAACTTCAAAGACTTTATCGGCTTTCCCAATGTAGGGAGAAAGTATTTAGAAAACAAACCTCTACCGCCAATAGAGAGCTACCACTTCGCGCAGTCTCGCAATAGCTTTGATGCGATAAAAGCCCAAGATATTTTGCTGCACTACCCGTACCATACCTTTAGTCACATGACGGAGTTTGTTCGCCAGGCCTCATTTGATCCAAAAGTTATCAGCATCAAAATTAACATTTATCGTGTCGCCAAAAACTCACGAATAATAGATTCAATGATCGATGCTGCTAATAACGGCAAACGCGTAACTGTGGTGGTCGAACTTCAAGCGCGTTTTGATGAAGAGGCCAACATCGAATGGGCGCGTCGCCTACGAGAGGCTGGCGTACACGTTTTATTTGGCGTACCGGGGCTCAAGATCCACTCTAAATTGTGTTTAGTTACACGCAAAGAAGGTGATCAGTTTGTGCGTTACGCCCACCTTGGCACAGGTAACTTTCACGAGAAAACAGCCCGTATTTATACGGACTTCTCTTTGTTTACTTGCGATGAAAACCTCACTAATGAAGTTCGCCAAGCCTTCGCCTATATCGAAAATCCATACCGCCCTATCGAATTTGACCACTTAATCGTGTCGCCTAAAAATTCCCGTGCCCGCTTGTACGATTTAATTGATCGTGAAATCGCCCACGCTAAGCAGCAACTGCCTGCAAGTATCACTTTAAAGGTCAATAATTTGGTCGATAAAGGCCTCATTAACATGCTGTATCAAGCCAGCAATGCAGGAGTATCGATTGACTTAATTGTGCGCGGTATGTGCACACTGGTGCCTGGTATTGAAGGGATCAGTGAAAACATTCGCGCCATTAGCATTATCGACCGTTTCTTAGAGCACCCTCGCGTCGCTGTTTTTGGTAACAATGGCGATCCCGATGTGATCATTTCATCAGCCGATTGGATGACACGTAATATTGATAACCGCATTGAGGTCGGTTGCCCTATTTACGATCCCAAATTGAAGAAAAAAATTATCGATATTCTCCAAATCCAACTCACTGATACTGTAAAAGCGCGTATTCTTGATAAAGACATGAGTAATCAATACGTCGCTCGCGGTAATCGTCGTAAGGTTCGATCTCAGATGGCCATTTACGAGTACGTGAAATACAGCGAGCGGCAACTAAAAAAACAAGCAGAAAAAGCGATAATCAAGCATGACAGCACTCAACCACTCGTCACCGCGTGA